A part of Capsicum annuum cultivar UCD-10X-F1 chromosome 6, UCD10Xv1.1, whole genome shotgun sequence genomic DNA contains:
- the LOC107873100 gene encoding AAA-ATPase At2g46620: MYLYLLVIIPLCFLVKFLSKTSLLHIIKKWLRLLEDKCYVYQFYKVPQFNHNMQENQLYRKISTYLNSLPCVENSDFTNLLSGNKPSDINLVLDTNQKIADDFLGARIFWINEKDENGLKSFVLKIRRTDKRRSLRPYLQHIHSKFDEVEQRRKEVRLFVNINGEFNGNRQWISVPFTHPATFDTVVMEQDVKNKVKADLETFLKSKQHYNRIGRIWKRNYLLYGPSGTGKSTFISAIANFLSYDVYNIDLSKVTDSSDLKLLLLQSTSKSLIVMEDLDMYLCNNSTAVSFSAILNFMDGIFSCCGEERVMICTMNSKDQIDPTVLRPGRIDHHIHFPLCDFNAFKSLASSHLGLKDHKLFPQVEENFLSGSVLSPAEISEIMISNRSSPSRALKLVISTQQSNRKLVPSRTSDKIETIHSNTEADLAPKYPLWLSKSRSVRPVEESDESDKCTQGLMKSKSVRPMVESVESARFGKESVNELRKFYGLIRIKSSRKKSLDFDASEK, from the coding sequence ATGTATCTCTATTTGTTAGTAATCATTCCTTTGTGTTTCCTTGTGAAATTTCTATCAAAAACTTCCTTACTACATATTATCAAGAAATGGTTGCGTTTGCTAGAAGACAAATGCTATGTGTACCAATTCTACAAGGTCCCTCAATTCAACCACAACATGCAGGAAAATCAACTCTATCGAAAAATCAGCACTTACCTGAATTCTTTACCCTGTGTTGAGAATTCTGATTTCACGAATCTTCTCTCGGGAAACAAACCGAGTGATATCAACCTCGTACTCGATACGAATCAGAAGATCGCTGATGATTTCCTCGGGGCCAGAATATTTTGGATCAATGAGAAGGATGAAAACGGTCTCAAATCGTTTGTGCTGAAGATAAGGAGGACTGATAAGCGTAGAAGTCTTCGTCCTTATCTTCAACACATTCACTCCAAATTCGATGAAGTTGAGCAGAGGAGAAAGGAAGTGAGATTGTTCGTCAACATCAACGGTGAATTTAATGGAAACAGACAGTGGATATCAGTGCCGTTTACTCATCCAGCAACATTTGACACTGTCGTAATGGAACAGGATGTGAAGAACAAAGTCAAAGCTGATTTGGAAACGTTCCTGAAATCAAAGCAGCATTATAATAGAATCGGCCGGATTTGGAAGCGGAATTATTTACTATACGGACCTTCTGGGACAGGAAAATCAACATTCATTTCCGCAATTGCAAATTTCCTAAGCTACGATGTGTACAACATTGATTTGTCAAAAGTTACTGACAGCTCCGATCTGAAATTACTTCTATTGCAGAGCACGAGTAAGTCGTTGATTGTCATGGAAGATCTCGACATGTACCTGTGTAACAACTCTACAGCTGTAAGTTTCTCTGCGATTCTCAATTTCATGGACGGGATTTTTTCGTGCTGTGGGGAGGAACGAGTTATGATATGCACGATGAATAGCAAAGATCAGATTGATCCAACGGTTCTAAGGCCTGGAAGAATTGATCATCACATACACTTCCCTTTATGTGATTTCAATGCATTCAAAAGTCTAGCCAGTAGTCATTTGGGATTAAAAGATCACAAACTTTTCCCACAGGTGGAGGAAAATTTTCTAAGCGGGTCGGTTTTGAGTCCGGCGGAGATTAGtgaaatcatgatttcaaacCGGAGTTCGCCAAGCAGGGCGTTGAAATTGGTGATTTCTACTCAGCAGAGTAACCGTAAGCTCGTCCCTTCAAGAACATCCGATAAGATTGAAACAATACACAGTAACACTGAGGCCGACCTAGCACCTAAGTATCCACTATGGTTGAGCAAATCTAGATCGGTGCGACCCGTGGAGGAATCGGATGAGTCGGATAAGTGCACACAAGGATTGATGAAATCTAAATCGGTTCGACCCATGGTGGAATCGGTGGAATCGGCTAGATTTGGCAAGGAAAGTGTAAATGAGCTTAGAAAGTTTTATGGACTTATAAGGATAAAGAGTAGTAGGAAGAAATCTTTAGATTTTGATGCCtcagaaaaataa